Proteins encoded by one window of Sulfurimonas hongkongensis:
- the mltG gene encoding endolytic transglycosylase MltG, protein MNDKALMIIKWIFEIALIIILSFMYYLNQPVRSPKVVFIPKGSINQIITQLHDNNYNVSKLDSLLLRLLGHPQSGWINMQSTYNTRGDFLHKLTTAKAALQNVTLIPGETTHIFLDDLALKLKLDRNKLESEFLAQSTIEEGALVPNTYRLPLGITEKELIRILLYESDKQMQKLSIKLFGTYNEKKWFQIVALASVIEKESANIKEMPLVSSVIHNRIKKGMKLQMDGTLNYGKYSHIKITPQRIREDDSIYNTYKHSGIPSIPVCNVSFEAIRSAVFPAKTSYLYFMKNKSGTHDFSRNYSTHLSNIKRVTK, encoded by the coding sequence ATGAATGATAAAGCACTTATGATTATAAAGTGGATTTTTGAGATAGCATTGATTATTATTTTATCGTTCATGTATTACCTAAATCAGCCAGTGCGTAGCCCTAAAGTGGTCTTTATACCTAAAGGTTCTATAAATCAGATTATAACACAACTGCATGACAATAACTACAATGTATCCAAGCTAGATTCACTTTTACTAAGACTTCTAGGTCATCCTCAAAGTGGCTGGATAAATATGCAAAGTACCTACAACACAAGAGGCGATTTTTTACATAAACTTACAACTGCAAAAGCAGCACTTCAAAATGTAACACTTATACCAGGGGAGACTACACATATTTTCTTAGACGATTTGGCGTTAAAGTTAAAACTAGACAGGAATAAACTTGAGAGTGAATTTCTAGCACAAAGTACAATAGAAGAGGGTGCACTAGTTCCCAACACTTATAGACTACCACTTGGTATAACTGAAAAAGAGTTGATAAGAATACTTTTATATGAGTCAGATAAACAGATGCAAAAGCTTTCAATAAAACTCTTTGGAACATATAATGAAAAAAAATGGTTTCAAATTGTAGCACTTGCATCTGTAATAGAGAAAGAATCGGCTAATATCAAAGAGATGCCACTTGTGAGCTCAGTAATACACAACCGCATAAAAAAAGGTATGAAATTACAGATGGATGGAACTCTAAACTATGGTAAATATTCACACATCAAAATAACTCCACAAAGAATAAGAGAAGATGATAGTATCTACAATACCTATAAGCACAGTGGTATTCCGAGTATCCCTGTTTGTAATGTTAGCTTTGAAGCTATAAGGTCTGCCGTATTTCCTGCTAAGACTTCTTATCTATACTTTATGAAAAACAAGAGCGGTACTCATGATTTTTCACGTAACTATTCTACACATTTAAGCAATATAAAGCGTGTTACTAAATGA